In Archocentrus centrarchus isolate MPI-CPG fArcCen1 chromosome 24, fArcCen1, whole genome shotgun sequence, one DNA window encodes the following:
- the LOC115774187 gene encoding pleckstrin homology domain-containing family G member 3-like isoform X2 — MPEGSLHSSSDVPMGEESPRLSTASISSDERAPSATPSDSSDLLASHRRPVSLISTLSSGSGSSRDDNLIPPPSFTSSSSDPDINLNLSPEGGAADHQGPSPQPNSKGRSFIHNKNNNNKDWKASRASSRRQPASPFIRASMAPNPQLTYLDRVVMEIIETERMYVRDLRMIVEDYLAHIIDQSDQTDLSIHPERVCALFGNIEDIYEFNSELLQDLDQCDNDPVAIARCFVMKSEYFDIYTQYCTNYPNSVAALTECMRNKSLAKFFRERQASLKRSLPLGSYLLKPVQRILKYHLLLQEIEKHFDPAEEGYEVVEEALYTMTGVAWYINDMKRKHEHAVRLQEVQSLLLNWKGPDLTTYGELVLEGTFKVHRAKNERTLFLFDRMLLITKRRGEHYVYKTHISCSTLMLNENTKDSLSFSVMHYKNPKQSHTVQAKTVEEKKLWAHHIKRTIVENHQAIIPQKAKEAILEMDSIYPSKYRYSPERLKKAPSSQSDEFPRDARHGRRQSEPIKQIPKSSKALLEAEEGGVSSNSSNKENGRLPEVEEPGGSMLTPEQPTAEKLLQEKPSEPISEPELSSDPTSASILISPQKSEDLKAEVDPELTEEASSATPDSDSKTLSSGESSEDEEDEKETGGKEGKATSILPSSVLDKASAIAQHFTNSIKRGSTVQDDTRSLGCPSPRLPSRSGSSLSLCAEAEDRPPRFSSIIGDSAETFGGIDLTMLSPRDDSPFDNDRGIRRRRDSTLSKQDQMLIGKIKSYYENAGTQDATFSLRRRESLTYIPSGLVMSSVSRFNSIPKDKTVPTNTSTSTSSATVDPTSDLPQNTKDHMVSSDSLDSLKSDQRSTDPEDSENSQRSRSRSVQDNLSDDEEFRSSSEMIKIWQAMEQEITKSQSEDGGCDRSKEAPVTSRSIGLSIPTKSSSQESRASDLSTIKEESTSPLPLKPKAPGVNRTGSVRDTLKMFGEEAVILRAPVPRVTQLKVEAEKERPSEDSGQMDEVDKATSKVLHLARQYSQRIRTTKPMARQGILIGKKSLASVVEEKQGSGKSNLTLPLVSHKQATSLPLSPVDLIRSPTLGLTSSSAGSSRGVSPGRLHSRSPLSPPPPIEGFNWPDVRELRSKYSDHGCSQRSGVSRSRSIPEQFDGSLRRHSSCSSSRSPDDEASSGVPSHKSHRNRDASREERSKRLLRANSLDPRLSDSQMTELQKLQDQVANASYGYYIAAEAPLTNDPEHKIIVMEKLPESGETAKEPKEKEDEGYVQIRSPTSREKISIMAVIDRCRAYQESDEYKQREEPKDKTQQNKTSAASAEQDESQKTRSNSGPKVEGGQQSIVKNLRERFQSMS; from the exons AGTCCCCCCGCCTGTCCACTGCCTCCATCAGCAGCGATGAGCGTGCTCCTTCGGCCACGCCCTCCGACTCCTCTGACTTGCTCGCATCTCACCGGCGCCCCGTGAGCCTGATCTCCACTTTGTCCTCCGGGTCCGGATCCTCCAGAGACGACAACCTTATCCCGCCTCCATCATTCACCAGTTCCTCCTCAGACCCTGACATTAACCTCAACCTGAGCCCCGAGGGGGGCGCCGCAGACCACCAGGGGCCGAGCCCCCAGCCCAACAGCAAGGGGCGGAGCTTCAttcataacaaaaacaacaacaacaaagactgGAAAGCGAGTCGTGCCTCGAGCCGCCGGCAGCCGGCTTCACCATTTATCAGAGCCAGCATGGCGCCCAACCCGCAGCTGACCTACCTGGACCGTGTTGTCATGGAGATCATCGAGACCGAGAGGATGTACGTCAGAGATCTGCGCATGATCGTAGAG GACTACCTGGCTCACATCATTGATCAGTCAGATCAGACGGATCTGTCGATCCACCCTGAGCGGGTCTGCGCTCTCTTTGGAAACATCGAGGACATCTACGAGTTCAACAG TGAGCTGCTTCAGGATCTCGACCAGTGTGACAACGACCCGGTCGCCATCGCCAGGTGCTTCGTCATGAAG AGTGAGTACTTCGACATCTACACACAGTACTGCACCAACTACCCAAA TTCGGTAGCGGCGCTGACGGAGTGCATGAGGAATAAATCTCTTGCCAAATTTTTCCGGGAGCGCCAGGCATCACTGAAGCGTTCACTGCCTCTGGGTTCATACCTGCTCAAACCTGTTCAGAGGATCCTTAAATACCACCTGCTGCTCCAG GAGATAGAGAAGCACTTTGACCCAGCAGAGGAGGGTTAcgaggtggtggaggaggccCTCTACACCATGACGGGAGTGGCATGGTACATCAACGACATGAAGAGGAAACACGAGCACGCCGTCCGCCTGCAG GAGGTTCAGTCACTGCTGCTGAACTGGAAAGGTCCTGACCTCACCACGTACGGAGAACTGGTTCTGGAGGGAACCTTCAAGGTTCACCGAGCCAAAAATGAGAGAACGCTCTTCCTGTTCGACCGCATGCTGCTCATCACCAAACGCCGCGGAGAGCATTATGTCTACAAGACGCACATCTCT TGCTCCACTCTGATGCTCAACGAAAACACCAAAGACTCTCTGAGCTTCAGCGTCATGCATTACAAAAATCCCAAACAGTCTCACACCGTCCAG GCCAAGACAGTAGAGGAGAAGAAGCTCTGGGCTCATCACATCAAACGCACCATCGTGGAAAACCACCAAGCCATCATCCCACAGAAG GCCAAAGAAGCCATCCTGGAGATGGACTCCATCT ACCCTTCCAAGTACCGTTACAGTCCTGAGCGCCTGAAGAAAGCCCCGTCCTCTCAGTCGGACGAGTTTCCACGAGATGCTCGGCATGGCCGCCGACAGTCTG aGCCGATCAAACAAATCCCAAAGAGCAGCAAAG CACTCCTGGAG gcagaggagggcGGCGTCTCTTCAAACAGCTCGAACAAAGAAAATGGACGCCTTCCTGAAGTAGAAGAACCCGGTGGAAGCATGCTGACACCTGAGCAG cccaCTGCAGAGAAGCTACTGCAGGAGAAGCCATCCGAACCAATCTCAGAACCAGAACTTTCCTCTGATCCAACCTCTGCCAGCATCCTCATTTCCCCTCAAAAGTCAGaagacctgaaagctgaagtggATCCAGAGCTCACAGAGGAAGCATCCTCTGCTACACCTGATTCAGATTCGAAGACCTTGAGCAGTGGAGAATCctctgaggatgaggaggatgagaaGGAGACGGGAGGGAAGGAAGGCAAAGCCACCAGCATCCTCCCGTCCTCTGTCCTGGACAAAGCCAGCGCTATTGCTCAGCACTTCACTAACAGCATCAAACGAGGCAGCACGGTCCAGGATGACACCCGCTCCCTTGGTTGTCCTTCACCTCGGTTACCCAGCAGGAGCGGCAGCAGTCTCAGCCTCTGCGCTGAAGCAGAGGACCGACCTCCTAGATTCAGCAGCATCATTGGTGATTCTGCAGAGACATTTGGTGGGATAGATTTGACCATGTTATCTCCTCGAGATGACAGCCCCTTTGACAATGACAGGGGTATTAGGCGAAGGCGGGACTCCACCCTGTCCAAGCAGGACCAGAtgctaattgggaaaatcaagaGTTACTATGAAAATGCTGGAACTCAGGATGCCACCTTCAGCCTCCGGCGTAGAGAGAGCCTCACGTACATCCCATCTGGACTGGTCATGAGCTCCGTCAGCCGGTTCAACAGCATTCCAAAGGATAAAACTGTCCCGACAAATACCTCCACCTCAACCTCCTCTGCCACTGTGGACCCTACTTCTGATTTACCCCAAAATACTAAAGATCATATGGTCTCTAGTGACTCTCTAGACTCCTTAAAGTCTGATCAAAGAAGCACTGATCCAGAAGATTCAGAAAATAGCCAGAGGTCCAGGTCTCGAAGTGTGCAGGATAATCTCTCTGATGATGAAGAGTTTAGATCTTCATCTGAAATGATCAAGATATGGCAGGCGATGGAGCAAGAAATCACAAAATCCCAGAGTGAAGATGGAGGGTGCGATCGATCCAAAGAAGCTCCGGTAACCTCCAGAAGCATCGGCCTTTCTATCCCAACCAAGAGCTCTTCCCAAGAAAGCAGAGCTTCTGATCTCAGCACCATCAAAGAAGAATCGACAAGCCCTCTACCCCTCAAGCCCAAAGCCCCGGGGGTTAACCGGACAGGAAGCGTGAGGGACACTCTGAAGATGTTTGGGGAAGAGGCTGTCATCCTCAGGGCTCCAGTGCCTCGAGTCACCCAGCTGAAGGTGGAGGCAGAAAAAGAGAGGCCCAGTGAGGATTCAGGCCAGATGGATGAAGTGGACAAGGCGACGAGCAAAGTCCTCCATCTGGCTCGTCAGTACAGTCAGCGAATCAGAACCACCAAACCGATGGCCCGTCAGGGCATCCTGATCGGAAAGAAGAGCTTAGCCAGTGTGGTGGAGGAGAAACAAGGTTCAG GTAAATCCAACCTGACTCTGCCGCTGGTTTCTCATAAGCAGGCGACTTCTTTGCCGCTGAGTCCTGTAGACCTGATAAGATCTCCAACCCTGGGCCTGACCTCCAGCTCAGCAGGCAGCTCCAGGGGGGTCTCACCGGGCCGCCTTCACTCTCGCAGCCCCCTCAGTCCACCTCCTCCCATTGAGGGCTTCAACTGGCCCGATGTCCGTGAACTACGGTCCAAGTACTCTGACCACGGCTGCTCCCAGAGGAGTGGAGTCAGTCGGAGTCGCTCCATCCCGGAGCAGTTTGACGGCAGTCTGAGGAGGCACTCCAGCTGCTCCTCCAGCCGCTCCCCCGATGATGAAGCTTCCAGCGGGGTTCCTTCACACAAATCTCACAGAAACCGGGATGCCAGCCGGGAGGAACGCAGCAAACGGCTCCTCAGAGCCAATTCTCTGGATCCTCGGCTGAGTGATTCCCAAATGACTGAGCTGCAAAAGCTCCAGGACCAGGTGGCAAATGCCAGCTATGGTTACTACATTGCAGCCGAGGCTCCCCTGACAAATGACCCAGAACACAAGATCATTGtcatggagaagcttccagaaTCAGGAGAAACAGCCAAAGAACCTAAAGAAAAAGAGGACGAGGGTTACGTTCAGATCCGTTCACCAACCAGCAGGGAGAAGATCTCCATCATGGCCGTCATCGACCGGTGCCGGGCCTACCAGGAGTCCGATGAATACAAACAGAGGGAGGAACCAAAGGACAAAACTCAACAGAACAAGACATCAGCAGCATCTGCTGAGCAGGATGAGTCCCAGAAAACGAGATCAAACTCTGGACCAAAGGTGGAAGGCGGTCAGCAGAGCATCGTGAAGAATCTGAGGGAAAGGTTTCAGAGCATGAGCTGA
- the LOC115774187 gene encoding pleckstrin homology domain-containing family G member 3-like isoform X1 → MPEGSLHSSSDVPMGEESPRLSTASISSDERAPSATPSDSSDLLASHRRPVSLISTLSSGSGSSRDDNLIPPPSFTSSSSDPDINLNLSPEGGAADHQGPSPQPNSKGRSFIHNKNNNNKDWKASRASSRRQPASPFIRASMAPNPQLTYLDRVVMEIIETERMYVRDLRMIVEDYLAHIIDQSDQTDLSIHPERVCALFGNIEDIYEFNSELLQDLDQCDNDPVAIARCFVMKSEYFDIYTQYCTNYPNSVAALTECMRNKSLAKFFRERQASLKRSLPLGSYLLKPVQRILKYHLLLQEIEKHFDPAEEGYEVVEEALYTMTGVAWYINDMKRKHEHAVRLQEVQSLLLNWKGPDLTTYGELVLEGTFKVHRAKNERTLFLFDRMLLITKRRGEHYVYKTHISCSTLMLNENTKDSLSFSVMHYKNPKQSHTVQAKTVEEKKLWAHHIKRTIVENHQAIIPQKAKEAILEMDSIYPSKYRYSPERLKKAPSSQSDEFPRDARHGRRQSEPIKQIPKSSKALLEEAEEGGVSSNSSNKENGRLPEVEEPGGSMLTPEQPTAEKLLQEKPSEPISEPELSSDPTSASILISPQKSEDLKAEVDPELTEEASSATPDSDSKTLSSGESSEDEEDEKETGGKEGKATSILPSSVLDKASAIAQHFTNSIKRGSTVQDDTRSLGCPSPRLPSRSGSSLSLCAEAEDRPPRFSSIIGDSAETFGGIDLTMLSPRDDSPFDNDRGIRRRRDSTLSKQDQMLIGKIKSYYENAGTQDATFSLRRRESLTYIPSGLVMSSVSRFNSIPKDKTVPTNTSTSTSSATVDPTSDLPQNTKDHMVSSDSLDSLKSDQRSTDPEDSENSQRSRSRSVQDNLSDDEEFRSSSEMIKIWQAMEQEITKSQSEDGGCDRSKEAPVTSRSIGLSIPTKSSSQESRASDLSTIKEESTSPLPLKPKAPGVNRTGSVRDTLKMFGEEAVILRAPVPRVTQLKVEAEKERPSEDSGQMDEVDKATSKVLHLARQYSQRIRTTKPMARQGILIGKKSLASVVEEKQGSGKSNLTLPLVSHKQATSLPLSPVDLIRSPTLGLTSSSAGSSRGVSPGRLHSRSPLSPPPPIEGFNWPDVRELRSKYSDHGCSQRSGVSRSRSIPEQFDGSLRRHSSCSSSRSPDDEASSGVPSHKSHRNRDASREERSKRLLRANSLDPRLSDSQMTELQKLQDQVANASYGYYIAAEAPLTNDPEHKIIVMEKLPESGETAKEPKEKEDEGYVQIRSPTSREKISIMAVIDRCRAYQESDEYKQREEPKDKTQQNKTSAASAEQDESQKTRSNSGPKVEGGQQSIVKNLRERFQSMS, encoded by the exons AGTCCCCCCGCCTGTCCACTGCCTCCATCAGCAGCGATGAGCGTGCTCCTTCGGCCACGCCCTCCGACTCCTCTGACTTGCTCGCATCTCACCGGCGCCCCGTGAGCCTGATCTCCACTTTGTCCTCCGGGTCCGGATCCTCCAGAGACGACAACCTTATCCCGCCTCCATCATTCACCAGTTCCTCCTCAGACCCTGACATTAACCTCAACCTGAGCCCCGAGGGGGGCGCCGCAGACCACCAGGGGCCGAGCCCCCAGCCCAACAGCAAGGGGCGGAGCTTCAttcataacaaaaacaacaacaacaaagactgGAAAGCGAGTCGTGCCTCGAGCCGCCGGCAGCCGGCTTCACCATTTATCAGAGCCAGCATGGCGCCCAACCCGCAGCTGACCTACCTGGACCGTGTTGTCATGGAGATCATCGAGACCGAGAGGATGTACGTCAGAGATCTGCGCATGATCGTAGAG GACTACCTGGCTCACATCATTGATCAGTCAGATCAGACGGATCTGTCGATCCACCCTGAGCGGGTCTGCGCTCTCTTTGGAAACATCGAGGACATCTACGAGTTCAACAG TGAGCTGCTTCAGGATCTCGACCAGTGTGACAACGACCCGGTCGCCATCGCCAGGTGCTTCGTCATGAAG AGTGAGTACTTCGACATCTACACACAGTACTGCACCAACTACCCAAA TTCGGTAGCGGCGCTGACGGAGTGCATGAGGAATAAATCTCTTGCCAAATTTTTCCGGGAGCGCCAGGCATCACTGAAGCGTTCACTGCCTCTGGGTTCATACCTGCTCAAACCTGTTCAGAGGATCCTTAAATACCACCTGCTGCTCCAG GAGATAGAGAAGCACTTTGACCCAGCAGAGGAGGGTTAcgaggtggtggaggaggccCTCTACACCATGACGGGAGTGGCATGGTACATCAACGACATGAAGAGGAAACACGAGCACGCCGTCCGCCTGCAG GAGGTTCAGTCACTGCTGCTGAACTGGAAAGGTCCTGACCTCACCACGTACGGAGAACTGGTTCTGGAGGGAACCTTCAAGGTTCACCGAGCCAAAAATGAGAGAACGCTCTTCCTGTTCGACCGCATGCTGCTCATCACCAAACGCCGCGGAGAGCATTATGTCTACAAGACGCACATCTCT TGCTCCACTCTGATGCTCAACGAAAACACCAAAGACTCTCTGAGCTTCAGCGTCATGCATTACAAAAATCCCAAACAGTCTCACACCGTCCAG GCCAAGACAGTAGAGGAGAAGAAGCTCTGGGCTCATCACATCAAACGCACCATCGTGGAAAACCACCAAGCCATCATCCCACAGAAG GCCAAAGAAGCCATCCTGGAGATGGACTCCATCT ACCCTTCCAAGTACCGTTACAGTCCTGAGCGCCTGAAGAAAGCCCCGTCCTCTCAGTCGGACGAGTTTCCACGAGATGCTCGGCATGGCCGCCGACAGTCTG aGCCGATCAAACAAATCCCAAAGAGCAGCAAAG CACTCCTGGAG gaggcagaggagggcGGCGTCTCTTCAAACAGCTCGAACAAAGAAAATGGACGCCTTCCTGAAGTAGAAGAACCCGGTGGAAGCATGCTGACACCTGAGCAG cccaCTGCAGAGAAGCTACTGCAGGAGAAGCCATCCGAACCAATCTCAGAACCAGAACTTTCCTCTGATCCAACCTCTGCCAGCATCCTCATTTCCCCTCAAAAGTCAGaagacctgaaagctgaagtggATCCAGAGCTCACAGAGGAAGCATCCTCTGCTACACCTGATTCAGATTCGAAGACCTTGAGCAGTGGAGAATCctctgaggatgaggaggatgagaaGGAGACGGGAGGGAAGGAAGGCAAAGCCACCAGCATCCTCCCGTCCTCTGTCCTGGACAAAGCCAGCGCTATTGCTCAGCACTTCACTAACAGCATCAAACGAGGCAGCACGGTCCAGGATGACACCCGCTCCCTTGGTTGTCCTTCACCTCGGTTACCCAGCAGGAGCGGCAGCAGTCTCAGCCTCTGCGCTGAAGCAGAGGACCGACCTCCTAGATTCAGCAGCATCATTGGTGATTCTGCAGAGACATTTGGTGGGATAGATTTGACCATGTTATCTCCTCGAGATGACAGCCCCTTTGACAATGACAGGGGTATTAGGCGAAGGCGGGACTCCACCCTGTCCAAGCAGGACCAGAtgctaattgggaaaatcaagaGTTACTATGAAAATGCTGGAACTCAGGATGCCACCTTCAGCCTCCGGCGTAGAGAGAGCCTCACGTACATCCCATCTGGACTGGTCATGAGCTCCGTCAGCCGGTTCAACAGCATTCCAAAGGATAAAACTGTCCCGACAAATACCTCCACCTCAACCTCCTCTGCCACTGTGGACCCTACTTCTGATTTACCCCAAAATACTAAAGATCATATGGTCTCTAGTGACTCTCTAGACTCCTTAAAGTCTGATCAAAGAAGCACTGATCCAGAAGATTCAGAAAATAGCCAGAGGTCCAGGTCTCGAAGTGTGCAGGATAATCTCTCTGATGATGAAGAGTTTAGATCTTCATCTGAAATGATCAAGATATGGCAGGCGATGGAGCAAGAAATCACAAAATCCCAGAGTGAAGATGGAGGGTGCGATCGATCCAAAGAAGCTCCGGTAACCTCCAGAAGCATCGGCCTTTCTATCCCAACCAAGAGCTCTTCCCAAGAAAGCAGAGCTTCTGATCTCAGCACCATCAAAGAAGAATCGACAAGCCCTCTACCCCTCAAGCCCAAAGCCCCGGGGGTTAACCGGACAGGAAGCGTGAGGGACACTCTGAAGATGTTTGGGGAAGAGGCTGTCATCCTCAGGGCTCCAGTGCCTCGAGTCACCCAGCTGAAGGTGGAGGCAGAAAAAGAGAGGCCCAGTGAGGATTCAGGCCAGATGGATGAAGTGGACAAGGCGACGAGCAAAGTCCTCCATCTGGCTCGTCAGTACAGTCAGCGAATCAGAACCACCAAACCGATGGCCCGTCAGGGCATCCTGATCGGAAAGAAGAGCTTAGCCAGTGTGGTGGAGGAGAAACAAGGTTCAG GTAAATCCAACCTGACTCTGCCGCTGGTTTCTCATAAGCAGGCGACTTCTTTGCCGCTGAGTCCTGTAGACCTGATAAGATCTCCAACCCTGGGCCTGACCTCCAGCTCAGCAGGCAGCTCCAGGGGGGTCTCACCGGGCCGCCTTCACTCTCGCAGCCCCCTCAGTCCACCTCCTCCCATTGAGGGCTTCAACTGGCCCGATGTCCGTGAACTACGGTCCAAGTACTCTGACCACGGCTGCTCCCAGAGGAGTGGAGTCAGTCGGAGTCGCTCCATCCCGGAGCAGTTTGACGGCAGTCTGAGGAGGCACTCCAGCTGCTCCTCCAGCCGCTCCCCCGATGATGAAGCTTCCAGCGGGGTTCCTTCACACAAATCTCACAGAAACCGGGATGCCAGCCGGGAGGAACGCAGCAAACGGCTCCTCAGAGCCAATTCTCTGGATCCTCGGCTGAGTGATTCCCAAATGACTGAGCTGCAAAAGCTCCAGGACCAGGTGGCAAATGCCAGCTATGGTTACTACATTGCAGCCGAGGCTCCCCTGACAAATGACCCAGAACACAAGATCATTGtcatggagaagcttccagaaTCAGGAGAAACAGCCAAAGAACCTAAAGAAAAAGAGGACGAGGGTTACGTTCAGATCCGTTCACCAACCAGCAGGGAGAAGATCTCCATCATGGCCGTCATCGACCGGTGCCGGGCCTACCAGGAGTCCGATGAATACAAACAGAGGGAGGAACCAAAGGACAAAACTCAACAGAACAAGACATCAGCAGCATCTGCTGAGCAGGATGAGTCCCAGAAAACGAGATCAAACTCTGGACCAAAGGTGGAAGGCGGTCAGCAGAGCATCGTGAAGAATCTGAGGGAAAGGTTTCAGAGCATGAGCTGA